From the Rhodopirellula bahusiensis genome, one window contains:
- a CDS encoding UbiX family flavin prenyltransferase, whose translation MSDDSKRRRRIVLAITGASGAPIAVRLLQVMRRDTNVEVHLTISPSGAAVLQQEMGLQLDLRSPDLNALLACVPAWASEPAPQFDTIDSAGDDRLHYHQHDDYMTPIASGSFLTDAMVLCPCSGSTLSGVARSAASNLVQRAAEVHLKEHRKLVIVPRETPMSVLQIENMHRLAAAGAVMLPAMPGWYHDVQRIEDLVNFVVARIMDQIGLDNGLIQRWKDA comes from the coding sequence ATGAGTGACGATTCCAAACGTCGCCGCCGAATTGTGCTGGCGATCACGGGAGCCTCGGGCGCTCCGATCGCGGTCCGTTTACTGCAAGTGATGCGGCGGGACACCAACGTGGAGGTTCATCTGACGATCAGCCCCAGTGGTGCGGCGGTGCTGCAACAAGAGATGGGCCTGCAACTGGATCTGCGATCACCTGACCTCAACGCGTTGCTCGCTTGCGTGCCGGCTTGGGCCAGTGAACCTGCTCCGCAATTCGATACGATCGACTCCGCGGGCGACGATCGCTTGCACTATCACCAACACGACGATTACATGACTCCCATCGCCAGCGGTTCGTTCCTGACCGACGCGATGGTGCTTTGCCCGTGCAGCGGAAGCACGCTGTCGGGCGTCGCTCGTTCGGCTGCATCGAACCTGGTTCAACGAGCCGCTGAAGTGCACCTGAAGGAACACCGCAAACTGGTCATCGTGCCTCGCGAAACACCGATGAGCGTTCTGCAAATCGAGAACATGCACCGACTCGCCGCAGCCGGGGCCGTGATGCTGCCCGCGATGCCGGGTTGGTACCACGACGTCCAACGCATCGAGGACCTGGTCAACTTTGTCGTTGCCAGGATCATGGACCAAATTGGTTTGGACAATGGATTGATCCAGCGATGGAAGGACGCGTGA
- a CDS encoding HAD family hydrolase, with translation MRVLLFDIDGTLLTTAGGGNRALRQAIEEEFSVEDPDTRISFSGRTDRSLMVELLQRNKVSPTEANCGRLRRRYGGLFGAELRRSGGTLLPGIVPLFEALDGIPNLDVAVMTGNFPETATKKLEHFEIRRWVRWIIGGDLDVHRDDMARRAASVVARRHGDSHQETIVIGDTPADVLCGRAIGAKTLAVTTGEFSRDQLAPAKPTLLLDDLSDTDRVVRFLVDDELLSD, from the coding sequence GTGCGAGTGTTGCTATTTGACATCGACGGGACGCTTTTGACGACCGCCGGTGGTGGGAATCGGGCGCTTCGGCAGGCGATTGAAGAGGAATTTTCGGTCGAGGATCCGGACACGCGAATTTCGTTTTCCGGCCGAACAGACAGAAGTCTGATGGTCGAATTGTTGCAACGGAACAAGGTTTCGCCGACGGAAGCCAACTGCGGTCGATTGCGACGGCGGTACGGAGGCCTGTTCGGAGCCGAACTGCGGCGATCGGGCGGCACCCTTCTGCCGGGGATCGTGCCGTTATTCGAAGCCTTGGACGGGATTCCTAATCTGGACGTTGCAGTTATGACCGGGAATTTCCCCGAGACGGCAACGAAAAAACTGGAGCATTTCGAGATCCGCCGGTGGGTTCGCTGGATCATCGGAGGCGATCTGGACGTGCACCGTGACGACATGGCTCGGCGAGCCGCCAGCGTTGTGGCGCGGCGTCATGGCGATTCTCACCAAGAAACCATCGTGATCGGCGACACCCCCGCGGATGTGTTGTGCGGCCGAGCGATCGGAGCGAAGACGTTGGCGGTCACCACCGGCGAATTCTCTCGAGATCAATTGGCGCCGGCCAAACCGACGTTGTTGCTGGACGACTTGTCGGACACCGATCGAGTGGTGCGATTCTTGGTCGATGACGAGCTTCTATCGGACTGA
- a CDS encoding DUF1592 domain-containing protein has product MPTRLAFLLHAVLLASFVFLCAISDCQLCFGEDSKADNTSAIPTPVSQTSFEDHIRPLLATYCGDCHAPDDEDDPVGFLKSTTTEEIQLRREVWSSAAEQLHNRTMPPADSDQPTEAERLQLSQWIEDHLKATACAGGEFAGRPLPRRLNRDQYTHAINDLTGLNFDFVETFPADGGGGEGFNNNGETLFMPPLLMERYLEVAAKVIDQAIVLKPLIVEFESEDNTNDPASNVFHTLLCSTDETYGLSIRLPEAVRNDARVRVKVDGIVAATRDAGDQQHGQHWMTLSLPKGQHHISVQAEPTTDSNGTPSPRIEQVRLFQLPRIEYRKGQQIERDRKKMSKVVQEFATENAEVPIDQLEPKFHRGFREYGRESLAKRLAATAKLLGLSSDDDALTHRLSREEAKLALVRFARRAWRRPVEQATIGRWMSLFDHVVDRGESPRAALQLALQAVLTSPHFLYISEADQDEPGIHPITDLELATRLSFFLWYSIPDERLLQLAERNELSDSGTLRKEVDRMLADPRSKRFADVFASQWLGTAAVGNTVIPDTNFFKPAYSDELVIDLREQVGQTMAWMIRENRPVTDWIDSDTVVINHRLAKHYGMVSAAKKLEGNEEGFVAIQRTDDFEASRRTGALGLGAVHMLTSYSRRTSPVLRGAWVLETIFGTRVPAPPPDVPSLPGGEKESGKKTVRQRLEQHRDNATCAACHDLIDPIGFALENFDVIGRWRDHERGPASEEDWQKKVKREPEKVAKLPKIDSSGRLPSGETFDGVDELRAVLVARQDAFLDEYIRRMLGFALARSLEEADACTIDSIRKHLQDNNLQTRELIHAIIQSTPFQNRG; this is encoded by the coding sequence ATGCCAACCAGGCTCGCCTTCTTGCTTCACGCAGTGCTGCTTGCGTCATTCGTGTTTCTCTGCGCAATATCCGATTGTCAGCTGTGTTTCGGCGAAGATTCCAAAGCAGACAACACGTCAGCGATCCCAACACCTGTCTCGCAAACCTCTTTCGAAGACCACATTCGCCCATTGCTTGCGACCTACTGCGGCGATTGCCACGCACCCGACGACGAGGATGACCCGGTCGGCTTCCTGAAGTCAACAACCACCGAAGAGATTCAACTTCGCCGCGAAGTCTGGTCGAGCGCAGCCGAACAACTGCACAACCGCACGATGCCGCCAGCGGATTCGGACCAACCAACCGAAGCCGAACGTTTGCAACTGAGTCAATGGATTGAAGATCACTTGAAGGCGACCGCGTGTGCCGGCGGCGAGTTCGCGGGGCGTCCCTTGCCTCGACGCCTCAACCGAGACCAGTACACGCACGCGATCAATGACCTGACAGGTCTGAACTTTGACTTCGTCGAAACCTTTCCGGCGGATGGCGGTGGCGGCGAAGGTTTCAACAACAACGGCGAAACGCTGTTCATGCCGCCGTTGTTGATGGAGCGATACTTGGAAGTCGCCGCCAAAGTCATCGACCAAGCGATTGTACTGAAGCCGCTCATCGTTGAATTTGAATCGGAAGACAACACCAATGATCCGGCAAGCAACGTCTTTCATACGTTGCTGTGCAGCACCGACGAAACATACGGGCTCTCCATCCGACTCCCTGAAGCCGTTCGGAATGACGCGCGGGTTCGAGTGAAAGTGGATGGCATCGTTGCTGCAACACGAGATGCCGGCGACCAACAACATGGCCAGCATTGGATGACGCTCTCGCTGCCCAAAGGCCAACATCACATTTCCGTCCAAGCGGAACCAACGACCGATTCAAACGGCACGCCGTCGCCCCGAATCGAACAAGTCCGTCTGTTTCAATTGCCACGAATTGAGTATCGCAAAGGCCAGCAGATCGAACGCGACCGCAAGAAGATGTCGAAAGTCGTTCAAGAGTTTGCGACAGAAAACGCGGAAGTCCCGATCGATCAACTGGAACCCAAATTCCATCGAGGATTCAGAGAATACGGGCGTGAGTCGTTGGCGAAACGCTTGGCCGCAACCGCGAAATTACTTGGGCTATCCTCGGACGACGATGCGTTGACGCATCGATTGTCTCGAGAGGAGGCGAAGTTGGCGCTGGTGCGTTTTGCCCGACGAGCCTGGCGTCGCCCGGTTGAGCAAGCAACCATCGGTCGATGGATGTCACTGTTCGACCATGTCGTTGATCGTGGCGAGTCACCTCGCGCGGCGTTGCAGTTGGCTCTGCAAGCCGTTTTGACTTCACCGCATTTTCTTTACATCAGCGAAGCCGACCAAGACGAACCCGGCATCCATCCGATCACGGACCTGGAACTCGCGACGCGATTGTCATTCTTCCTTTGGTATTCGATTCCCGACGAACGCTTGCTGCAATTGGCTGAGCGGAACGAGTTGAGCGATTCCGGAACGCTTCGCAAGGAAGTCGACCGGATGCTCGCCGACCCTCGCTCGAAACGCTTCGCGGACGTTTTCGCGAGCCAGTGGCTGGGAACCGCCGCGGTTGGCAACACAGTCATCCCGGACACAAACTTTTTCAAACCGGCCTACTCCGATGAATTGGTCATCGACCTTCGTGAACAAGTCGGCCAGACGATGGCCTGGATGATTCGCGAAAATCGACCGGTCACGGACTGGATCGATTCCGACACGGTTGTGATCAACCACCGACTAGCCAAACACTACGGCATGGTCTCGGCCGCGAAAAAGTTGGAGGGCAACGAAGAAGGATTCGTGGCGATCCAAAGGACGGACGATTTCGAGGCGTCGCGACGGACCGGAGCGTTGGGGTTGGGCGCGGTTCACATGTTAACCAGCTATTCACGAAGAACCAGTCCGGTGCTTCGGGGAGCGTGGGTGTTGGAAACGATCTTCGGAACACGAGTCCCCGCACCACCGCCAGATGTGCCTTCTTTGCCCGGCGGCGAAAAAGAAAGCGGCAAGAAGACGGTCCGCCAACGACTCGAGCAACACCGTGACAATGCGACCTGCGCGGCATGCCACGACTTGATCGACCCCATCGGATTCGCACTCGAAAACTTTGATGTGATCGGCCGATGGCGTGATCATGAACGCGGACCGGCGAGCGAAGAGGACTGGCAAAAGAAAGTCAAACGCGAACCCGAGAAAGTCGCGAAACTTCCGAAGATCGACAGTTCAGGACGCCTGCCCAGCGGAGAAACATTCGACGGGGTCGATGAACTGCGAGCTGTTTTGGTCGCTCGCCAAGACGCTTTCCTGGACGAGTACATTCGACGCATGCTCGGATTCGCGTTGGCAAGAAGTCTCGAAGAAGCCGACGCATGCACGATCGATTCGATCCGCAAGCATTTGCAGGACAACAACCTGCAAACTCGCGAATTAATCCATGCGATCATCCAAAGCACTCCCTTTCAAAACCGAGGCTAA
- a CDS encoding DUF1552 domain-containing protein, with product MLFRNKQARLSRRRLLRGLSQGSAVGMSLPWLHAMAGESPDDTPPVVDENGRVKPLDRPPVRTAFLFMPNGVNPPNWTPPEIAESDQFELTPMLQPLADVREEVVLLENLHHPNVNMRNGHWPKVPAFLSGGFVLRTSGRDMDTGSMSADQFIASKIGSHTPLPSLELGVDSAYTGVDNVGGGFTRIYGSHIAWRDRHTPLPNEIVPQLAFDRLFRGGAASPPVSGLNLHDPQVAKSLQRDTTSVLDVVLEDARGLSRQLGSEDRAKLDEYLQSVRSVEQRIEASMKPQRRWINEGKIDVPRPGPGLPEQHIEHVRLMMDIMILAFWTDSTRVATFMMGNAQTGRNFSFIDGVKSSFHGISHHRNEPDRIAEYERIGTWHIEQYAYLIDRMRSLKEGDSTLLDNSMVMFGSTIRDGNKHDIENLPLLLAGRGGGAIRTGRRLVAPEKSRLCNLYVSMFNAMGIEAEQFGTSDGKVDLVA from the coding sequence ATGCTGTTTCGAAACAAGCAAGCTCGCCTGTCACGACGCCGGTTGCTTCGCGGACTCTCCCAGGGTTCCGCGGTGGGGATGAGCCTGCCTTGGCTGCATGCGATGGCGGGTGAATCGCCTGACGACACGCCTCCGGTCGTGGACGAGAACGGCAGAGTCAAACCGCTCGACCGCCCGCCAGTCCGCACCGCGTTCTTGTTCATGCCCAACGGCGTGAACCCACCGAACTGGACGCCTCCAGAGATCGCCGAAAGCGACCAATTTGAGCTGACGCCGATGCTGCAACCTTTGGCTGACGTTCGGGAGGAAGTGGTGCTGCTTGAGAACCTGCATCACCCCAATGTGAACATGCGAAACGGTCACTGGCCCAAGGTGCCCGCGTTTTTATCCGGCGGATTCGTTTTGCGAACATCGGGCCGCGACATGGACACCGGCAGCATGTCAGCCGACCAATTCATCGCGTCGAAGATCGGATCGCATACGCCATTGCCAAGCCTAGAACTCGGCGTCGATTCCGCGTACACCGGAGTCGACAATGTCGGTGGCGGATTCACTCGGATCTATGGCTCGCACATCGCTTGGCGAGACCGTCACACGCCATTGCCCAACGAGATCGTTCCACAACTCGCATTCGATCGACTGTTCCGAGGCGGTGCCGCTTCGCCTCCGGTATCCGGATTGAATTTGCATGACCCGCAAGTCGCCAAGTCGCTGCAACGAGACACGACCAGCGTTCTAGATGTCGTGTTGGAAGACGCTCGTGGTTTGTCGCGACAACTCGGCAGCGAGGATCGTGCGAAGCTGGATGAATACTTGCAAAGCGTCCGAAGCGTCGAACAACGCATCGAAGCATCGATGAAGCCTCAAAGACGCTGGATCAACGAAGGCAAGATCGACGTGCCGCGACCGGGACCGGGTTTGCCTGAGCAACACATCGAGCATGTTCGTCTGATGATGGACATCATGATCCTGGCGTTTTGGACCGACTCAACACGCGTCGCGACGTTCATGATGGGCAATGCCCAAACCGGTCGAAACTTCTCGTTCATCGACGGCGTGAAGAGTTCGTTTCACGGGATCTCGCATCACCGGAATGAGCCCGATCGCATTGCGGAGTACGAACGCATTGGGACTTGGCACATCGAACAATACGCCTACCTGATCGACCGAATGCGATCATTGAAAGAAGGCGACTCGACGTTGCTGGACAACTCGATGGTCATGTTCGGTTCAACGATCCGAGATGGCAACAAACACGACATCGAGAACCTGCCGCTGCTGCTGGCTGGTCGAGGTGGCGGCGCCATTCGAACTGGACGACGCCTGGTTGCACCCGAGAAATCCCGACTGTGCAACCTGTATGTCTCGATGTTCAACGCGATGGGAATCGAAGCGGAACAATTCGGAACCAGCGACGGCAAAGTCGATCTCGTCGCTTAG
- a CDS encoding OmpA/MotB family protein, with amino-acid sequence MNVFRQRSDMAFLAVALVWTCVAVGCSQNPYLAGGGTSVWQPPPSTTAVNGIQAQVAELNRRVQLLDDNNRQLTTQLAQSEQQSQVYRDELNLVRKQLSDTTQQYESARIVAQDAQSQARSFQASAQMRGGATIRANTNLNQMAGRLNLGGLKVEQDGEVLRVILPSDQLFAQGTGQLQPSAGSILDPTAAQLRSVFPRQRIGIEGYTDNAPMYGGAAGSAHQLTSAQTGAVLDWLTRRSGMPAQQLFTVAQGSNNPRQDNTTPAGRAANRRVELVIYPESF; translated from the coding sequence ATGAACGTTTTTCGTCAACGCTCCGATATGGCTTTCCTCGCGGTCGCACTTGTGTGGACCTGCGTTGCAGTGGGCTGTTCACAAAACCCGTACTTGGCGGGCGGCGGAACTTCCGTGTGGCAACCGCCACCGAGCACCACCGCGGTCAATGGCATCCAGGCCCAGGTCGCTGAGCTGAACCGTCGGGTTCAATTGCTGGACGACAACAATCGTCAGCTGACAACGCAGTTGGCCCAAAGCGAGCAACAGTCGCAAGTTTATCGCGACGAATTGAACTTGGTCCGCAAACAGTTGTCGGACACGACTCAGCAATACGAGTCCGCTCGGATTGTCGCACAAGACGCTCAGAGTCAGGCACGCAGTTTTCAAGCGTCCGCACAAATGCGTGGCGGTGCGACGATTCGAGCCAACACAAACCTCAATCAAATGGCCGGTCGTCTGAACTTGGGCGGCTTGAAAGTCGAACAAGACGGTGAGGTGCTGCGAGTCATCTTGCCGAGCGATCAATTGTTCGCGCAAGGCACCGGACAACTGCAGCCTTCCGCGGGTTCGATTTTGGATCCGACCGCTGCTCAACTTCGTTCGGTGTTCCCTCGTCAGCGAATTGGCATCGAAGGCTACACCGACAACGCTCCCATGTATGGAGGAGCGGCCGGCAGCGCTCATCAACTCACGTCCGCTCAAACGGGCGCGGTGTTGGATTGGTTGACTCGCCGAAGCGGCATGCCAGCACAGCAATTGTTCACGGTCGCACAGGGATCGAACAACCCTCGCCAAGACAACACGACTCCCGCCGGACGCGCCGCGAATCGCCGCGTCGAGCTGGTGATTTATCCCGAGTCGTTCTAA
- the ubiE gene encoding bifunctional demethylmenaquinone methyltransferase/2-methoxy-6-polyprenyl-1,4-benzoquinol methylase UbiE, with protein sequence MSVPNVDPSHQSNASADESASPAPSNEGLDKSGERVREMFRQIAPRYDVMNHLLSLNIDKWWRRKAVQTLNIDGDAPILDLCCGTGDLAIAIADSAGADVQVVGSDFCHAMLEIARDKESKRTRDAAGGSGRHTIPFLEADSMALPFDDDSFQCVTVAFGLRNIADTDQGLSEMARVCKPGGQVLVLEFSQPTLPVLKQAYNFYFRHVLPRIGQWMARNDKSAYEYLPESVGKFPCGDALANRMRNIGLEHVTFRPLTLGVATIYVGEKPGGKTNHAEMAAHREREALVAT encoded by the coding sequence ATGAGTGTCCCAAACGTTGACCCGTCCCACCAGTCCAATGCTTCGGCGGATGAGTCGGCGAGTCCCGCACCGTCGAACGAGGGGTTGGACAAGAGCGGTGAGCGAGTTCGCGAAATGTTCCGGCAAATCGCGCCGCGATACGACGTGATGAATCACCTGTTGTCACTGAACATCGACAAGTGGTGGCGACGCAAAGCCGTTCAAACGTTGAACATCGATGGGGATGCTCCGATTCTGGACCTGTGTTGCGGAACGGGTGACTTAGCGATCGCGATCGCCGATTCGGCGGGAGCAGACGTCCAAGTCGTCGGCAGCGATTTCTGCCACGCGATGCTGGAAATCGCTCGAGACAAAGAGTCGAAACGAACGCGAGATGCGGCGGGTGGATCCGGACGACACACGATCCCGTTCTTGGAAGCCGATTCGATGGCGCTGCCGTTCGACGATGATTCCTTCCAGTGCGTGACCGTCGCGTTTGGCTTGCGAAATATCGCCGACACCGATCAGGGCTTGTCCGAGATGGCTCGCGTTTGCAAACCAGGCGGCCAAGTCCTCGTGCTCGAGTTCTCACAACCAACGCTGCCGGTTTTGAAACAGGCCTACAACTTTTACTTCCGGCACGTCCTGCCTCGCATTGGCCAGTGGATGGCTCGCAACGACAAATCCGCGTACGAGTACTTGCCTGAATCCGTCGGCAAATTTCCCTGCGGCGACGCCCTGGCCAATCGAATGCGGAACATCGGTCTGGAACACGTCACTTTCCGTCCGCTGACGCTGGGTGTCGCGACGATCTACGTGGGCGAAAAGCCCGGTGGCAAAACCAACCACGCGGAGATGGCGGCTCATCGCGAACGTGAAGCCTTGGTGGCGACATGA
- a CDS encoding UbiA-like polyprenyltransferase, whose amino-acid sequence MAKLNDWLGLIRFSHTIFALPFAILAAFLAWSTPMPGTSPPTYPTVRLQDIVGILLCMVLARSAAMAFNRWVDRRIDAANPRTATRHIPAGKLSAPAVLGFTVVCGLGFIAATLLFLPNRLPLFASIPVLLFLCGYSLAKRFTSSAHLWLGIALSLSPICVWAAIRGEVVLQHPGDFWVPGWLAVAVAFWVAGFDIIYSCQDAEFDSAEGLHSVPSRRGVSGALRVAAISHVAMILALGLLAWTGSASGLGFLFLIAVLLTAALVIYQHRLVSPSDLSRVNQAFFHTNAIVSVILMTAGVIDCFV is encoded by the coding sequence ATGGCAAAACTGAACGACTGGCTCGGCCTGATTCGCTTTTCGCACACCATTTTCGCGTTGCCTTTCGCGATTCTGGCTGCGTTTCTGGCGTGGTCGACGCCGATGCCGGGAACCTCACCGCCGACTTATCCCACCGTCCGGTTGCAGGATATCGTCGGCATTCTGCTGTGCATGGTTCTGGCACGCAGCGCCGCGATGGCATTCAACCGCTGGGTCGACCGGCGAATTGACGCCGCGAATCCACGTACCGCGACTCGGCACATTCCGGCGGGAAAGCTGTCTGCTCCGGCGGTGCTCGGCTTCACCGTTGTGTGCGGCCTCGGTTTCATTGCCGCGACACTGCTTTTTCTTCCCAACCGACTGCCGCTTTTTGCTTCCATCCCGGTGCTGCTCTTCCTCTGCGGCTACTCACTGGCAAAACGCTTCACCTCGTCGGCGCACCTGTGGCTGGGGATCGCGCTCAGCCTATCGCCGATCTGCGTTTGGGCGGCGATTCGCGGCGAGGTTGTGCTTCAACACCCCGGCGATTTCTGGGTTCCTGGATGGCTGGCCGTCGCGGTCGCGTTCTGGGTCGCGGGTTTCGACATCATCTATTCGTGCCAAGATGCCGAGTTCGATTCCGCGGAGGGATTGCACAGCGTCCCGTCTCGACGAGGCGTTTCCGGTGCCCTGCGGGTTGCGGCGATCTCGCATGTCGCGATGATTTTAGCACTGGGGCTGCTGGCCTGGACCGGAAGTGCGTCCGGCCTGGGGTTTTTGTTTTTGATTGCCGTGTTGCTGACCGCCGCTTTGGTCATTTACCAACACCGCTTGGTTTCGCCGAGCGACCTGTCTCGCGTCAACCAAGCCTTTTTTCATACCAATGCGATTGTCAGCGTGATCCTGATGACCGCCGGAGTGATCGACTGCTTCGTTTAG